From Triticum aestivum cultivar Chinese Spring chromosome 7B, IWGSC CS RefSeq v2.1, whole genome shotgun sequence:
atatagtaattatgaccactgacagaagtctgagcaggaccccatacatctgaaaacacaagttctaaaggatgtttcacctcacgactggactccgaaaaaggaagttgatgactcttcccctgctgacaagcatcacacactgctacatctttattactagacaaactaggaagctcatgacgacgcaaaatatgacggacaataggtgtggccgggtgaccaagacgagcatgccactgtgactgagagacccgaactccactgaaaacacgggcgacgccaggatgctccagacggtagaggccctggcacaaccgcccactaagaagaatgtccctcgtgccccgatccttaataaaaagatcaaaagggtgaaattcacaaagcacattattatcacgtgtgagtttaggaactgaaagaagattacgggtcacagatggaactcgaagaacattgcgaagctgaagactcctattggcatgtctagtgagaagagatgcttgaccaatatgagagatgtgcatacctgctccattggcggtgtggatcttgtcggagccatgatagggttcacgagtgtgaagcttccccatctcgctggtcagatgctctgtcgccccagattccatgtaccagtgtggatcgatggagtaggactgagtgtgtccctgttgcttctgcggcgcgggacgatcagccatggcgacctgacgggcattgttgcgtgtatctttgccgtcattgccaagaccaaggaagcttcgctggaagcgcttatgacacttggaggcccagtgcccatcgcggccacaaagctggcacacacgtggaccgccagcccccggtaaggtcgcagtaggtggggggggcgaggcgggcgacggtggcagccccaagggagaccggggtgatgaagaagagcggccacccttggtggcggcgttggccgagagggagccagtgcccctggagcggcgtgtctcgacccgttgctcagtgagaaggagccgagagaaaacctcgtgtgccagcatgggtgtcgagttgccccgctcgttgatgatctcgactaaggcatcatactcctcatcaagaccattgacaataaacgagttgaactcggagtcggtgaggggctgtccaatggaggccaatgtgtcggcgaggcccttgaccttgttgtagaactcaatAGATCCATCCAAATGCTCCGTGATACTTCAAGATCGTGGGATATATTAAAACTGTGGTATTATGGACCAATTGGCTAAAATACTGTAGTTTTACAATACTTTGGTTTTTtaatactttgctatcaaacatAGCCTTCCATTTTGAGAATAAGGTAGTGCAAAAGAATATAAAAAATTTCTTATAAATATAAAATGTtatcctacaaatcaaacaactTAGGGCATGACCAACGGAGGCATGAGTTGGTGCTGCCCCATGCCCTCCACAAGTGCATGAGATCGTGAGGCGCTAGCTTCATCTAGTACCTGCCCAACTTACTGCTCCCAACTGTCATCTTTGGTGGGTTTTATTTTCATCTCTCTCTTTCAATTTTCAACTTTCAACTACTTTATTTCCAAGACTAGAAGAGGAGAAGCAGCAGATCTCTCTCCCTACCGCTTTTTgcatcttttttttgtttttctggaCGAGGGGGCTGGCTCTTTTGTAGGATGTAGCTTTAGTCTGCAAGCAGCACGTTGCGTCAATTTGGGACCATCTGAACCTTAGGTGGCACTTGAGGCACCCGTTCACCGTGTAGCGTTGTACAAGCCCTTACATAAAAATaggaaaaagtccaaaataaaccttgaagttgtagacgaaagctaaatcaaaccctgaacttTGAATCCCGAAAATTGGCACTCTGAACTTGTAATCCTGGTTTATTTTGGACCCTAGACCTGTTTGGCACATTGGGAAGACTACAATCCCGGCCGGGATTCCAGCTACTTTCACGGACTAGAATTTGGACCGGCCCACTATAACACAATAAGAATTCGTGaggttcaaaaaatgttcgcacatttctaaaattgttcaaaagttaaaaatgtttctgttttctcttttttgCACAAATTCAACTCGTTTTGTGTTTTTGAAAACTGTTTGGAATTTCGTGTTTCGCACAAAATCAACTCTATTAGCATTTAAAAAAACTCTTCgtgatttgaaaaaaaatcacattttttaaaaaatattcagaatTCCATCAGTTTTTCATATGCTATGAAATTTTTTTCGTATTTTCAAAATTGCGTCACGTTTTTTAAATAATGTTTTTGGAATTTCGTAAattatttcataaataatgtatttaaaaaatgttccggATTGTTGGCAGTGCACTcgactggcccagcccaccagacaTGAAGCGATTTTTTTTCCTTAACACGTAACGTAAAAattatttctttatttttcttAATGGGCGACGTAATAATTCCAAAAAAAAACATGTTGTGGAGTCGAACTTGGGACCTGGTAGTCACTACACCAGACGACTATGACTGGCATAGTCAGAGGCCCGAAACATTTAATCAGAAACCAAAGCATCGAACTTTTAAAACATCTTTTAGGGGCAAACAACTATTGAAAATGTATTTATTTATGAAATCTTTGAACATTTTATAAAGTGCGAGAACTTTTTGAGAATTTCGAATACTTTTAAAAAACCAACAACTTTGAAAAAGCGAACACCTTTATAAACATTTTTGAAACCTAAACAAAATTTTAAAGTGCAAACACTTTTTGAAACATAAATTTTTTCTACaacctgaacaaaattttaaagtgcGGACACGTTTTGATACATAAAAATTTTCTGAAACCTGAAAATATTTTGTGAGATCTAAAAAATATcacaagttttaaaaaatgtacGGGCCAAtccaaatgtttatacaatgtataaTTATATTTGTATGATTAAAAAAATTATACATTCAAAAAAATGTAACATTTCAAGAATGATCTCGAGTTCCAAAAATTGTGTTTGTGACATTTTTAAAAGAATGTGtttacaatgtaaaaaaatgtttgcgtGATGTAAAAAAATGTGTCATAACCTTAACAGAATATATGTGGCATGTCCTTGAAAAAAGTGTATGCAAGTTTAAAAATGTGAACCATGTAAAAGAGTGGTGTgtagttttataaaatgtttattgtCATTAAGAAATTGTAAAACATGTAGTTGAAAAAATATTACGATGTATTCAAAAAGTTTTGAAAACATGTAATTTATAAATGTACATAatgtatttgaaaatatcaaaagttTATCCAAAATATTTAATGTGTGCGTTAAAATGTACATTAGGTACTGAGAAAAATTAGACATGtgtaaaatgaaaaaagaaaagaaagcgaAAAAGGAAGAAACTTAGAAAAACCAGATTAGTGCGCGCGCCCGAGCAACtgcgctactgggccggcccaattcaGCAAATCCCGTCTATGTTCTGTCAAGGTTTAAAATTAATCGGGATTAAAGAGTTtggtgtgctgatttcagggattgagAGTTGGAGGTTTGATTTAGCTTTCACCTATAAATTGAAGGTTTGTTTTGAACTTTTTCCCATAAAAATATCCCAAagattgcttcaaaagaaattatTTTTAGAAATCGTTTGCTCGGTCCGTCCCATCCTAATCATGCGCCATGAATCATCCATCAGTCGGCACATGCCCCTTTTGACCAACCACTCTCTGCACTTTCGCAAGTGACAACAAAAATTATTCTCACCGATGACAACAAGGCGAATGGCCTCCGAAGCAGAGGCGCCGCCGGAGGACACCATGCCCTCCTCGTCCCCTGGTTCCCGCGGGCAGTCCGGCTATCCCGCCGCCTTCTTCTCGGTCGACCtcgcggccgccgcgcgccgcctcctCGCGTTCCTTCGCTCCGCGTCCGCCCGAGGAAACGTGGGGCCGCGATCCGTGCGGAGGTACGAGGAGATGTGGCTGCCGCTCGCCGCGGATGCGGCGggtggagggggagaggaggcGGCGATGCTGGTGCCCCCGCCCGACGTGCACCTCGTCTGGCTCTGCCACTGCTTCCACCATGTGAGTCTTCTTGCCGCCATGCCTTCTTTTACTGGTTGCGTTACGTCTTCATGACTTGCTCATTTTTCTGGAGGTTATTTTACTTAAGGCAAGCCAACGTAGCTTGAACAGTTGTTGCATTCACAATTTAAGAATACAAGATTACTTTGCTTGTTCTTAACAAAATTTGTACTGTATTTTGAAAAAGATCCCCTGGCTATACttcattttctcaaaaaaaaaatcactGAACTTTAGGATCTACTTACGTTTGAGCCTTTAAAATTTTCTGACAAAGCGTGCGATTTCAAGTGGATTCTTCTGTTCCCAGGAGAGGTATGTCGCATACTGTGCATCAAGGTTTGGACGCCTCATCGAtcgaccatcaatacttgatgctgaGAACGAGGAGCATGCCGCTGACTGTTGTCGGGACATCTGGGCCGCACGCTACCCATTGGAGCCGTTTGACCTTGACAACAATGATTTTGATGGAAATAATTCGAATGCCATTGAGAACGACAGTGCTAATAGCGAAATTTTCATGATGGTTCAAACATACGCCGGCCTAGCAGACCACTTTGCCTCTCCCTTTGTCTCAGAAGGTGTCTACCATGTCGCTGCGAGACGGCGTTACACGTGTTTCCTTGACCTCATCAGAAAGGGTGTGTGCACAACCAGAGAAGACACTCGGCTCGTGCCTAGCCTGGACATATTACTGATGTGGCTTGCTCATCAGGTATGTGTAGTGACGACTTGCCAATCCTGTTAAGCTGTTAAGCAAAGTAGCAATCGAATGCTTTGTTGCCATCTGCATATATACAGCTTATACAGTTGTTATGTATCCTTGGCAGAGTTTTCCGGCGAGCTATGCAACAGACATGACACTGATGTCTATCAAGGACAATGTTATGAAAATGGTGGTCAGTTATAGGGAGGTGGCCAGTGAGGAGACGGTGGAGAGGACAAGGATCTTGTGGGAGGAGGCATATGATGAGCCATACGATCTGTCTGGTTCAGAGGTTGATGCGGCAGCAGTTGGCACAGCAAGGGAGGCGTTCCACTGGCAGGCTGCAGCATCAGAAGAGGACACCAACCGGCTGTACAAGGGGTTGCAACCTAGATTTCTTATGGAGGTATTTCTTAGGCTGTCCAATCATATTTTAACTTATATGAAGAACTTGTGATACAGCTTCATATTAGCTAGATTGATAGTGTTCTTGGTGGCTGGCCAGTAAAAAACAATTTCTACTTGGCTACTTAATTCCATTCGATTCTTCTTCACAAAAATTCCATCTGCTTTGGCATTTCCTTATGTCTTGGATTGGTAAAGAACTGAGAACTTGGGGATCTGCCAGGCATGATGTCCACAAGCCATCATACTGTGGCAAATATTAACAAAACATTTGTCAAAAAAGCAAATGGTTTATTCCACATTATGGGCACTTCAAGACAACAAGCCCAAGATGCAAGATTACCTATATTGAATTTGTTAAGTAGTGAATGTAGTTGGTAGACCTGCAAATATTAATACTTTATTGCAGTCATCATATCGTAAAATATGCCGTggatttttatgtcaatataattCAGTCATTTAATTATCTGATCACAAGAGTCTAACAGTATAACTGCGAGTAAAATGTTAATTCTTGTGTGCTTCTGTTCTATCCTTGGAAGAACAAAAAGCTAGAGTTTGCACCGTTATCGAGTTAATGAGCTTATCTGCCCCTACTCATTAGTATTTGCAGCTGATAGGTATCCGTAAAAAATTACGCACACATATCTATTTGTACTTCCACTGAAAGTTCTTAGAAATAATATCGTACCTAGAAGGCATGAACTTGAAACAGGAACATCTAGTGCCAACTGAGTTCGCTGTGGGGGCATCCCCCACCGCTTTCCCACTGAACATTGAAAAGTAGAGAATTGGCCCATGATGCACGACAAAATAAGGTAAATTAAGTTATTATCTAAACTCATTATTGGATACACAAAGGAAAGCTCACAACTATGACTTTTTGGTTTTACTAGATAATTGCACATGCGTTGCAATGGGGCCACAAAATAATTTGTACGCGATCACGTTGATTACATACCAAAAAATGGACTTTAGCTGCCAATTGAATCAGCACTTCCTTAAAAGGAGAATCAACATTTATTGACTTGCCAAAAAAGACAGGATTTTATATGGTAAACCAATAAGACGTGTGTGGCTTTCAACAAAAATATGTGGGCAAAAACCAGAGTAAAAAANNNNNNNNNNNNNNNNNNNNNNNNNNNNNNNNNNNNNNNNNNNNNNNNNNNNNNNNNNNNNNNNNNNNNNNNNNNNNNNNNNNNNNNNNNNNNNNNNNNNNNNNNNNNNNNNNNNNNNNNNNNNNNNNNNNNNNNNNNNNNNNNNNNNNNNNNNNNNNNNNNNNNNNNNNNNNNNNNNNNNNNNNNNNNNNNNNNNNNNNNNNNNNNNNNNNNNNNNNNNNNNNNNNNNNNNNNNNNNNNNNNNNNNNNNNNNNNNNNNNNNNNNNNNNNNNNNNNNNNNNNNNNNNNNNNNNNNNNNNNNNNNNNNNNNNNNNNNNNNNNNNNNNNNNNNNNNNNNTGGGGAGCGAAACACGTGGGTGAAATAGGGAACCTTAAGTCTTTTTTAGATAGTAGAGATGTGAAGTATGTACCTATTTGTATGTTGACAATCATATCATTGATTCTTGATAACAGGTATGTGTGTTCCTGAAAGGAGAATTTGACAGTGAGCACATTAGCAAGGAATTTCTGCGTTTCCGGGCACAGAGGTGTTACAGATCATTAAAGCTCGACAAGTCAGTGTCCAATTTATCCTGCAAAAACTGGCAGAAAATGTGGCATATGTATTGTGAATTTGCAACCCGAGGTCTCACCATTGAGGTAAGGCGCAGCATGGGTGGATGCTTCAGGAACAGCAAGATCCTCAAGAATATATCATTCTCATGGAACGATATGCTGCATGAGAAATCACTTATGCTTTCAGAGGAGCTCGATGCCAGGATTAGGGT
This genomic window contains:
- the LOC123156816 gene encoding glycine-rich domain-containing protein 2 isoform X3; this encodes MTTRRMASEAEAPPEDTMPSSSPGSRGQSGYPAAFFSVDLAAAARRLLAFLRSASARGNVGPRSVRRYEEMWLPLAADAAGGGGEEAAMLVPPPDVHLVWLCHCFHHERYVAYCASRFGRLIDRPSILDAENEEHAADCCRDIWAARYPLEPFDLDNNDFDGNNSNAIENDSANSEIFMMVQTYAGLADHFASPFVSEGVYHVAARRRYTCFLDLIRKGVCTTREDTRLVPSLDILLMWLAHQSFPASYATDMTLMSIKDNVMKMVVSYREVASEETVERTRILWEEAYDEPYDLSGSEVDAAAVGTAREAFHWQAAASEEDTNRLYKGLQPRFLMEVCVFLKGEFDSEHISKEFLRFRAQRCYRSLKLDKSVSNLSCKNWQKMWHMYCEFATRGLTIEVRRSMGGCFRNSKILKNISFSWNDMLHEKSLMLSEELDARIRVMASITPPIQAPYLLKCVPDRVTDDGGAMVSDVILRMRSYRPQEGRWLTRTVLDYGGKECFVVRMRQRDLAERT
- the LOC123156816 gene encoding glycine-rich domain-containing protein 2 isoform X2, which gives rise to MTTRRMASEAEAPPEDTMPSSSPGSRGQSGYPAAFFSVDLAAAARRLLAFLRSASARGNVGPRSVRRYEEMWLPLAADAAGGGGEEAAMLVPPPDVHLVWLCHCFHHERYVAYCASRFGRLIDRPSILDAENEEHAADCCRDIWAARYPLEPFDLDNNDFDGNNSNAIENDSANSEIFMMVQTYAGLADHFASPFVSEGVYHVAARRRYTCFLDLIRKGVCTTREDTRLVPSLDILLMWLAHQSFPASYATDMTLMSIKDNVMKMVVSYREVASEETVERTRILWEEAYDEPYDLSGSEVDAAAVGTAREAFHWQAAASEEDTNRLYKGLQPRFLMEVCVFLKGEFDSEHISKEFLRFRAQRCYRSLKLDKSVSNLSCKNWQKMWHMYCEFATRGLTIEVRRSMGGCFRNSKILKNISFSWNDMLHEKSLMLSEELDARIRVMASITPPIQAPYLLKCVPDRVTDDGGAMVSDVILRMRSYRPQEGRWLTRTVLDYGGKECFVVRMRIGRGIWRRGPETPMAVKWEDRIIEVREGSWSYIASATSVGYAPEKVVGTATPTKYQQENKVVWRFSTGDVLTVWLGDDLNFQLQNETSEGEARLLVGRRLSYSVKKDSTSNNHEEEQYLTLVRTSPDYPDGRATVLLNWKLLAMEFLPKEDAVFVLLLCMAIARTMTEIRREDVAGLLVRRRIREPQVGQRDWGSVMLPDSPSLDPHLQPWYRNAARVLISAETVLPNRAMPVGNSPTDGKDELYRQALIP
- the LOC123156816 gene encoding glycine-rich domain-containing protein 2 isoform X1; the encoded protein is MTTRRMASEAEAPPEDTMPSSSPGSRGQSGYPAAFFSVDLAAAARRLLAFLRSASARGNVGPRSVRRYEEMWLPLAADAAGGGGEEAAMLVPPPDVHLVWLCHCFHHERYVAYCASRFGRLIDRPSILDAENEEHAADCCRDIWAARYPLEPFDLDNNDFDGNNSNAIENDSANSEIFMMVQTYAGLADHFASPFVSEGVYHVAARRRYTCFLDLIRKGVCTTREDTRLVPSLDILLMWLAHQSFPASYATDMTLMSIKDNVMKMVVSYREVASEETVERTRILWEEAYDEPYDLSGSEVDAAAVGTAREAFHWQAAASEEDTNRLYKGLQPRFLMEVCVFLKGEFDSEHISKEFLRFRAQRCYRSLKLDKSVSNLSCKNWQKMWHMYCEFATRGLTIEVRRSMGGCFRNSKILKNISFSWNDMLHEKSLMLSEELDARIRVMASITPPIQAPYLLKCVPDRVTDDGGAMVSDVILRMRSYRPQEGRWLTRTVLDYGGKECFVVRMRIGRGIWRRGPETPMAVKWEDRIIEVREGSWSYIASATSVGYAPEKVVGTATPTKYQQENKVVWRFSTGDVLTVWLGDDLNFQLQNETSEGEQARLLVGRRLSYSVKKDSTSNNHEEEQYLTLVRTSPDYPDGRATVLLNWKLLAMEFLPKEDAVFVLLLCMAIARTMTEIRREDVAGLLVRRRIREPQVGQRDWGSVMLPDSPSLDPHLQPWYRNAARVLISAETVLPNRAMPVGNSPTDGKDELYRQALIP